In the genome of Raphanus sativus cultivar WK10039 chromosome 4, ASM80110v3, whole genome shotgun sequence, one region contains:
- the LOC108854061 gene encoding LOB domain-containing protein 23, translating into MNPKRCAACKYLRRRCPKDCIFSPYFPPSDPDKFACIHRIYGAGNVSKMLQQLPVQTRAEAVESLSFEAKCRVEDPVYGCVGIISLLQTQIQKTQTLLARTQAQIAVAQAKHSQTQISEFM; encoded by the exons ATGAATCCTAAAAGATGTGCTGCTTGCAAATATCTGAGAAGAAGATGTCCAAAAGATTGCATTTTCTCACCTTATTTCCCTCCAAGTGATCCTGATAAATTTGCATGTATCCACAGAATCTATGGTGCTGGAAACGTTTCCAAAATGCTTCAG CAACTTCCTGTTCAGACAAGAGCTGAAGCAGTGGAATCTTTGTCTTTTGAAGCAAAATGCAGAGTAGAAGATCCTGTTTATGGATGTGTTGGGATTATTTCTTTACTCCAAACTCAAATTCAGAAAACCCAAACTCTTTTGGCCAGAACTCAAGCTCAGATTGCTGTTGCTCAAGCCAAACATAGCCAAACACAAATCTCTGAATTTATGTAA
- the LOC108854059 gene encoding glyceraldehyde-3-phosphate dehydrogenase GAPA1, chloroplastic, with amino-acid sequence MASATFSVPKPSLQGFTDFSGLKSSSASLPFGKKLSSDEFVSAVSFQTSAMGSSGGYRKDVTEAKLKVAINGFGRIGRNFLRCWHGRKDSPFDVIAINDTGGVKQASHLLKYDSTLGIFDADVKPSGDAALSVDGKIIKVVSNRNPSLLPWKELGIDIVIEGTGVFVDREGAGKHIEAGAKKVIITAPGKGDIPTYVVGVNADAYNPDEPIISNASCTTNCLAPFVKVLDQKFGIIKGTMTTTHSYTGDQRLLDASHRDLRRARAAALNIVPTSTGAAKAVALVLPNLKGKLNGIALRVPTPNVSVVDLVVQVTKKTFAEEVNAAFRDSAEKELKGILEVCDEPLVSVDFRCSDVSSTIDSSLTMVMGDDMVKVIAWYDNEWGYSQRVVDLADIVANNWK; translated from the exons ATGGCTTCAGCTACTTTCTCTGTCCCCAAACCATCTCTTCAG gGTTTCACTGACTTCTCAGGATTGAAAAGCTCCTCTGCTTCACTTCCCTTCGGCAAGAAACTTTCTTCCGATGAGTTTGTTTCCGCTGTCTCTTTCCAGACTTCTGCA ATGGGAAGCAGTGGTGGATACAGGAAAGATGTCACCGAGGCTAAACTTAAAGTGGCCATCAATGGATTCGGTAGGATAGGGAGGAACTTCTTGAGATGCTGGCATGGACGTAAGGACTCTCCTTTTGATGTCATTGCCATTAACGATACCGGTGGTGTCAAGCAGGCTTCTCATCTCCTTAAATACGACTCTACTCTCGGAATCTTCGACGCTGACGTGAAACCTTCTGGAGATGCTGCCCTCTCTGTAGATGGAAAGATCATCAAGGTTGTGTCTAACCGCAACCCGTCACTTCTTCCATGGAA GGAGTTAGGAATCGACATTGTCATTGAAGGAACGGGAGTGTTTGTGGACAGAGAAGGTGCAGGGAAACACATTGAAGCTGGAGCCAAGAAGGTTATCATTACTGCTCCAGGCAAAGGAGACATCCCAACTTACGTTGTTGGTGTCAATGCCGATGCTTACAACCCCGACGAGCCGATCATCAGCAATGCATCTTGCACTACTAACTGTCTTGCTCCCTTTGTCAAAGTTCTAGACCAGAAGTTTGGTATCATAAAGGGTACAATGACAACCACTCACTCCTACACCGGTGACCAGAGGTTACTAGACGCTAGCCACCGTGACCTAAGGAGAGCAAGAGCAGCTGCTTTAAACATTGTTCCCACATCTACGGGAGCAGCTAAAGCAGTGGCTCTCGTGCTCCCTAACCTCAAAGGAAAACTCAACGGGATCGCTCTCCGTGTACCGACACCGAACGTGTCAGTGGTTGATCTCGTTGTGCAGGTCACCAAGAAGACTTTCGCTGAGGAAGTTAACGCTGCTTTTAGAGACTCCGCAGAGAAGGAGCTTAAAGGTATCCTTGAAGTCTGCGATGAGCCGCTCGTGTCAGTTGATTTCAGATGCTCGGATGTGTCGTCCACCATTGATTCTTCACTCACTATGGTGATGGGAGATGATATGGTTAAGGTGATTGCTTGGTATGATAATGAATGGGGTTACTCACAGAGAGTTGTTGATTTGGCTGACATTGTTGCCAACAACTGGAAGTGA
- the LOC108854058 gene encoding probable magnesium transporter NIPA8, translating to MGEWVIGAFINIFGSVAINFGTNLLKLGHNERERLALQDGGGGKTPLKPIIHFQTWRVGILVFLLGNCLNFISFGYAAQSLLAALGSIQFVSNIAFAYVVLNKMVTVKVLVATAFIVLGNVFLVAFGNHQSPVFTPEQLAEKYSNVTFLVYCGILILIVAVNHFLYRKGEVLLSIRGQEISSYWKMLLPFSYAVVSGAIGSCSVLFAKSLSNLLRLAMSSSYQLHSWFTYSMLLLFLSTAGFWMTRLNEGLSLYDAILIVPMFQIAWTFFSICTGFIYFQEFQVFDALRTTMFISGMLCVFIGISLLAPDDTRGNESKDSTSSLDSIVSSDVPSEEDRLISQSSEDGHSKDTRVVVQGMYMKATDLFAKTKTACLAALGFGEDSINASAILVMPMVSSKITGFRGNGLERAKILSMRGSGWSKLAMEEEGTRMLEKTSHHHPSKA from the exons ATGGGAGAGTGGGTCATCGGAGCTTTCATCAATATTTTTGGAAGCGTTGCTATCAATTTCGGCACTAACCTTCTCAAATTGGGTCATAATGAG AGAGAGAGGTTAGCTTTACAGGATGGTGGTGGAGGAAAGACTCCCTTGAAGCCCATTATTCATTTTCAGACATGGAGAGTTG GGATCCTTGTCTTTCTTCTTGGGAACTGCCTCAATTTCATTTCCTTTGGTTATGCTGCTCAG TCTCTTCTAGCAGCTCTCGGATCCATTCAATTTGTATCCAACATAGCGTTTGCTTATGTTGTGTTGAACAAAATGGTGACCGTCAA AGTACTTGTTGCTACAGCCTTTATAGTTCTTGGAAACGTTTTCCTGGTAGCATTTGGTAATCATCAGTCACCAG TTTTCACACCGGAACAGTTGGCAGAAAAATACAGCAACGTGACATTCTTAGTATACTGTGGGATTTTGATTCTAATCGTAGCTGTAAACCATTTCCTCTATAG GAAGGGAGAAGTTTTGTTATCTATACGTGGACAAGAGATAAGCTCTTACTGGAAAATGTTGCTTCCCTTCTCATATGCTGTTGTCTCTGGCGCTATTGGATCATGTTCGGTTTTGTTCGCCAAGTCACT CTCAAACTTGCTGAGATTGGCCATGTCTAGTAGCTATCAATTGCACAGCTGGTTCACATACTCTATGCTTCTTTTATTCCTCAGTACAGCTGGATTCTGG ATGACAAGATTAAATGAAGGATTGTCTCTATATGATGCAATTCTCATAGTTCCAATGTTTCAGATTGCTTGGACTTTCTTCTCCATCTGTACAGGATTCATCTACTTTCAAGAGTTTCAG GTTTTCGATGCGTTAAGAACGACAATGTTCATATCAGGAATGCTGTGCGTATTCATAGGCATATCTTTACTAGCACCTGATGATACAAGAGGCAACGAGTCAAAAGACAGCACCTCATCTCTTGACTCAATTGTGTCTTCTGACGTGCCATCCGAGGAGGACAG GTTGATATCACAATCGTCTGAAGATGGACATAGCAAAGACACAAGAGTAGTTGTACAAGGAATGTATATGAAAGCAACTGATCTATTTGCCAAGACAAAG ACTGCTTGTTTAGCGGCATTGGGCTTTGGGGAAGACTCCATAAACGCATCAGCTATTCTCGTGATGCCAATGGTGTCTTCGAAGATTACAGGGTTTAGAGGAAACGGACTGGAACGGGCGAAGATTCTGTCCATGAGAGGATCAGGATGGAGCAAACTAGCCATGGAAGAAGAAGGAACAAGAATGCTTGAAAAGACATCTCATCATCACCCTTCAAAGGCTTAA
- the LOC108854057 gene encoding pentatricopeptide repeat-containing protein At3g26630, chloroplastic, whose amino-acid sequence MTAPSPSPPPNLLLSPPHFLPDKASFLLKTCSNFPQLKQIHAKIIRHHLSNDQLLARHLISLSSSFGQTNYASLVFRHLPSPSTFTWNLTIRSLSLNNKPREALLLFLLMLTIHPHLDKFTLPFVIKACLAESSLRFGTQVHGLAVKTGLVSDVFLQNTLMDLYFKSRRPDCGRKVFDEMPGRNIVSWTTMLYGLVSNERLDDAEVVFRRMPTRNVVSWTAMIAAYVKNRRPDEAFQLFRRMQVDDVEPNEFTLVSMLQASTQLGSLSMGRWVHDYAYKNGFSQLDCFLGTALIDMYSKCGSLEDARRVFDVMESRRSLATWNSMITSLGVHGLGEQALSLFEEMEDEEGVEPDAITFVGVLSACANTGNVKDGLRYFIRMIYVYGITPIQEHSSCMIQLLEQALEVNKVDFMDSDPNINTSFEVESTEGVNERLDSWSQHHITFSKWDAD is encoded by the coding sequence ATGACGGCTCCGTCGCCGTCTCCCCCACCAAACCTCCTCCTCTCTCCTCCCCACTTCCTCCCCGACAAAGCCTCCTTCCTCCTCAAAACATGCTCAAACTTCCCCCAACTCAAACAAATCCACGCCAAAATCATCCGCCACCACCTCTCCAACGACCAGCTCCTCGCTCGCCACCTCATCTCCCTCTCTTCCTCCTTCGGACAAACCAACTACGCCTCCCTCGTCTTCCGCCACCTCCCCTCCCCTTCCACTTTCACCTGGAACCTCACGATAAGATCCCTCTCCCTCAACAACAAGCCCCGCGAAgctctcctcctcttcctcctcatGCTCACGATCCACCCCCACCTCGATAAATTCACGCTCCCGTTCGTAATCAAAGCTTGCCTCGCTGAATCCTCGCTCCGGTTTGGTACGCAAGTACACGGTTTAGCTGTCAAAACCGGTTTGGTCTCTGACGTGTTCTTGCAAAACACTCTAATGGATCTTTACTTCAAGTCTCGGAGACCTGATTGTGGTcgcaaggtgttcgatgaaatgcctgGGAGAAACATCGTTTCGTGGACGACCATGCTTTACGGTCTTGTCTCTAATGAAAGATTAGATGATGCGGAGGTTGTGTTCAGACGAATGCCGACGAGGAACGTCGTCTCGTGGACCGCGATGATCGCCGCTTACGTCAAGAACCGGAGACCCGACGAGGCGTTCCAGCTTTTCAGGAGGATGCAGGTTGATGACGTGGAGCCTAATGAGTTCACGTTGGTTAGTATGCTGCAAGCTTCGACTCAGCTTGGGAGCTTGTCTATGGGGAGATGGGTTCATGACTATGCTTATAAAAACGGGTTCTCGCAGCTTGATTGTTTCCTTGGGACTGCTTTGATTGATATGTATAGTAAATGTGGGAGCTTGGAGGATGCGAGGAGAGTGTTTGATGTGATGGAGAGTAGGAGGAGTTTAGCGACTTGGAACTCGATGATTACGAGCTTGGGGGTTCATGGTTTGGGGGAACAGGCTTTGTCTCTGTTTGAGGagatggaagatgaagaaggtgTTGAACCAGATGCTATCACTTTTGTTGGTGTGTTGTCTGCTTGTGCGAATACTGGGAATGTGAAAGATGGTTTGAGGTACTTTATACGAATGATCTATGTTTACGGTATCACACCTATTCAAGAACATAGTTCCTGTATGATCCAACTGTTGGAGCAAGCCCTGGAAGTGAACAAAGTTGATTTTATGGATTCTGATCCAAACATCAACACTTCATTTGAAGTAGAAAGCACAGAGGGAGTGAACGAAAGGCTTGATAGTTGGAGCCAACATCACATTACGTTCTCCAAGTGGGATGCAGACTga